In the genome of Taeniopygia guttata chromosome 26, bTaeGut7.mat, whole genome shotgun sequence, one region contains:
- the ZNF76 gene encoding zinc finger protein 76 isoform X6, which yields MEQSPLCTKSLGEKLIEGQVIELEDGTTAYIHQVTVEKEALAFEDGQPVVLEDGTMAFIHSTAKESYEPGTLQAVQLEDGSTAYIHRPVIVAPGSTILEVQTEPGLQELAGEEEDDGFDVDTMNSLQQYGRKGSDEEEEAVTDTCHVKSKDSSNISSQELQEEEVQSHRKGQQVGSRAFRCGYKGCGRLYTTAHHLKVHERAHTGDRPYTCDFPSCGKAFATGYGLKSHVRTHTGEKPYKCPEDMCSKAFKTSGDLQKHIRTHTGERPFKCPFVGCGRSFTTSNIRKVHIRTHTGERPYMCAEPGCGRGFTSATNYKNHMRIHTGEKPYLCTVPGCGKRFTEYSSLYKHHVVHTHCKPYTCSSCGKTYRQTSTLAMHKRSSHGELEATEESEQALYEQQQLEAAAAADRGSPLKSQHIAFLSEMEEDEEDCVPTQISVISQDGTEQVPLSQEELQALGSAIGVVTQSGVLAVPEGELPGGDTGAMTVASTDGSEAQEVTIVASGAVVSEESDMAPLCHQQVTLLATSHGTHIAVQLEEQQSLEEALSMAAAVIHYEPVPPGTALPGKGS from the exons ATGGAGCAATCTCCTCTCTGCACCAAATCTTTGG GTGAAAAGCTGATTGAAGGGCAAGTCATTGAACTTGAAGATGGGACCACAGCTTATATCCATCAGGTGACAGTTGAGAAAG agGCTCTGGCTTTTGAAGATGGGCAGCCAGTGGTGCTGGAGGATGGCACCATGGCCTTCATACACAGCACAGCTAAAG AGAGTTATGAGCCTGGCACATTGCAGGCTGTCCAGCTAGAGGATGGCTCCACTGCCTACATCCACCGTCCTGTCATCGTGGCACCTGGCAGCACCATCCTGGAAGTGCAGACAGAGCCTGGGCTCCAGGAGttggctggggaggaggaggatgatggCTTTGACGTGGACACCATGAATTCATTGCAGCAGTATGGCAGGAAG GGCTctgatgaggaagaggaggcagtGACAGACACCTGCCATGTGAAGAGTAAAGACTCCAGCAACATCTCTTCCCAG GAAttgcaggaggaggaggtgcaAAGCCACAGGAAGGGGCAGCAGGTCGGCAGCAGAGCTTTCCGCTGTGGGTACAAAGGCTGTGGCCGCCTCTACACCACTGCCCACCACCTCAAG gtaCATGAACGTGCTCACACAGGTGACCGGCCATACACGTGTGACTTCCCAAGCTGTGGGAAAGCATTTGCTACAG GGTACGGTCTGAAGAGCCACGTGAGAACACACACAGGTGAAAAACCCTACAAGTGTCCAGAGGACATGTGTAGCAAAGCCTTCAAAACCTCCGGGGACCTGCAGAAACACATCCGCACACACACAG GTGAACGTCCCTTCAAGTGCCCCTTCGTGGGCTGTGGCCGCTCCTTCACCACGTCCAACATCCGCAAGGTTCACATCCGGACGCACACGGGCGAGCGGCCCTACATGtgtgcagagcctggctgcGGCAGGGGCTTCACCAGCGCCACCAACTACAAGAACCACATGAGAATCCACACAG GAGAGAAGCCATACCTGTGCACCGTGCCGGGCTGTGGGAAGCGCTTCACAGAGTACTCCAGCCTGTACAAGCACCACGTGGTGCACACGCACTGCAAGCCCtacacctgcagcagctgtggcaaGACCTACCGCCAGACCTCCACGCTGGCCATGCACAAGCGCAGCAGCCACGGCGAGCTGGAGGCCACCGAGGAGAGCGAGCAGGCCCTCTacgagcagcagcagctggagg ctgctgcagctgctgacagagGCTCTCCACTGAAGAGTCAGCATATTGCTTTCCTGTCAGAGATggaggaagatgaagaagatTGTGTGCCTACACAAATCTCAGTTATCTCTCAGGATGGGACAGAGCAG GTCCCTCTGtctcaggaggagctgcaggccctgggcagtgccatcgGCGTGGTGACGCAGAGCGGGGTCCTCGCCGTGCCCGAGGGAGAGCTGCCAGGTGGTGACACGGGGGCCATGACTGTGGCCAGCACTGATGGCAGCGAGGCACAGGAG GTGACCATAGTGGCTTCTGGGGCAGTGGTGTCAGAGGAGTCGGACATGGCCCCGCTCTGTCATCAGCAGGTGACATTGCTGGCCACCTCCCACGGCACCCACATCGCTGTGCAG ctggaggagcagcagagcctggaggaAGCGCTCAGCATGGCCGCAGCCGTCATCCACTACGAGCCAGTGccgcctggcacagccctgcctggcaagGGGAGCTGA
- the ZNF76 gene encoding zinc finger protein 76 isoform X3, translated as MAGGAGRARAGGSVLCGLRGGRRRARCTSGRRRTRARRVAQARSKDDDPVSQGPLALGPSAPRQDPCLGRMESLGLPAVTPGDGTTRGEKLIEGQVIELEDGTTAYIHQVTVEKEALAFEDGQPVVLEDGTMAFIHSTAKESYEPGTLQAVQLEDGSTAYIHRPVIVAPGSTILEVQTEPGLQELAGEEEDDGFDVDTMNSLQQYGRKELQEEEVQSHRKGQQVGSRAFRCGYKGCGRLYTTAHHLKVHERAHTGDRPYTCDFPSCGKAFATGYGLKSHVRTHTGEKPYKCPEDMCSKAFKTSGDLQKHIRTHTGERPFKCPFVGCGRSFTTSNIRKVHIRTHTGERPYMCAEPGCGRGFTSATNYKNHMRIHTGEKPYLCTVPGCGKRFTEYSSLYKHHVVHTHCKPYTCSSCGKTYRQTSTLAMHKRSSHGELEATEESEQALYEQQQLEAAAAADRGSPLKSQHIAFLSEMEEDEEDCVPTQISVISQDGTEQVPLSQEELQALGSAIGVVTQSGVLAVPEGELPGGDTGAMTVASTDGSEAQEVTIVASGAVVSEESDMAPLCHQQVTLLATSHGTHIAVQLEEQQSLEEALSMAAAVIHYEPVPPGTALPGKGS; from the exons AtggcgggcggggccggccgcgCACGGGCGGGAGGGTCGGTGTTATGCGGGTTGCGGGGTgggcggcgccgcgcgcggTGCACGTCGGGCCGGCGGCGGACCCGGGCCCGGCGGGTCGCTCAG GCTCGCAGCAAAGACGACGACCCCGTGTCCCAGGGGCCCCTGGCTCTGggccccagtgctcccaggcAGGATCCATGTCTGGGCAGGATggagagcctggggctgccagcagTGACCCCTGGGGATGGCACCACCAGAG GTGAAAAGCTGATTGAAGGGCAAGTCATTGAACTTGAAGATGGGACCACAGCTTATATCCATCAGGTGACAGTTGAGAAAG agGCTCTGGCTTTTGAAGATGGGCAGCCAGTGGTGCTGGAGGATGGCACCATGGCCTTCATACACAGCACAGCTAAAG AGAGTTATGAGCCTGGCACATTGCAGGCTGTCCAGCTAGAGGATGGCTCCACTGCCTACATCCACCGTCCTGTCATCGTGGCACCTGGCAGCACCATCCTGGAAGTGCAGACAGAGCCTGGGCTCCAGGAGttggctggggaggaggaggatgatggCTTTGACGTGGACACCATGAATTCATTGCAGCAGTATGGCAGGAAG GAAttgcaggaggaggaggtgcaAAGCCACAGGAAGGGGCAGCAGGTCGGCAGCAGAGCTTTCCGCTGTGGGTACAAAGGCTGTGGCCGCCTCTACACCACTGCCCACCACCTCAAG gtaCATGAACGTGCTCACACAGGTGACCGGCCATACACGTGTGACTTCCCAAGCTGTGGGAAAGCATTTGCTACAG GGTACGGTCTGAAGAGCCACGTGAGAACACACACAGGTGAAAAACCCTACAAGTGTCCAGAGGACATGTGTAGCAAAGCCTTCAAAACCTCCGGGGACCTGCAGAAACACATCCGCACACACACAG GTGAACGTCCCTTCAAGTGCCCCTTCGTGGGCTGTGGCCGCTCCTTCACCACGTCCAACATCCGCAAGGTTCACATCCGGACGCACACGGGCGAGCGGCCCTACATGtgtgcagagcctggctgcGGCAGGGGCTTCACCAGCGCCACCAACTACAAGAACCACATGAGAATCCACACAG GAGAGAAGCCATACCTGTGCACCGTGCCGGGCTGTGGGAAGCGCTTCACAGAGTACTCCAGCCTGTACAAGCACCACGTGGTGCACACGCACTGCAAGCCCtacacctgcagcagctgtggcaaGACCTACCGCCAGACCTCCACGCTGGCCATGCACAAGCGCAGCAGCCACGGCGAGCTGGAGGCCACCGAGGAGAGCGAGCAGGCCCTCTacgagcagcagcagctggagg ctgctgcagctgctgacagagGCTCTCCACTGAAGAGTCAGCATATTGCTTTCCTGTCAGAGATggaggaagatgaagaagatTGTGTGCCTACACAAATCTCAGTTATCTCTCAGGATGGGACAGAGCAG GTCCCTCTGtctcaggaggagctgcaggccctgggcagtgccatcgGCGTGGTGACGCAGAGCGGGGTCCTCGCCGTGCCCGAGGGAGAGCTGCCAGGTGGTGACACGGGGGCCATGACTGTGGCCAGCACTGATGGCAGCGAGGCACAGGAG GTGACCATAGTGGCTTCTGGGGCAGTGGTGTCAGAGGAGTCGGACATGGCCCCGCTCTGTCATCAGCAGGTGACATTGCTGGCCACCTCCCACGGCACCCACATCGCTGTGCAG ctggaggagcagcagagcctggaggaAGCGCTCAGCATGGCCGCAGCCGTCATCCACTACGAGCCAGTGccgcctggcacagccctgcctggcaagGGGAGCTGA
- the ZNF76 gene encoding zinc finger protein 76 isoform X1 yields the protein MAGGAGRARAGGSVLCGLRGGRRRARCTSGRRRTRARRVAQARSKDDDPVSQGPLALGPSAPRQDPCLGRMESLGLPAVTPGDGTTRGEKLIEGQVIELEDGTTAYIHQVTVEKEALAFEDGQPVVLEDGTMAFIHSTAKESYEPGTLQAVQLEDGSTAYIHRPVIVAPGSTILEVQTEPGLQELAGEEEDDGFDVDTMNSLQQYGRKGSDEEEEAVTDTCHVKSKDSSNISSQELQEEEVQSHRKGQQVGSRAFRCGYKGCGRLYTTAHHLKVHERAHTGDRPYTCDFPSCGKAFATGYGLKSHVRTHTGEKPYKCPEDMCSKAFKTSGDLQKHIRTHTGERPFKCPFVGCGRSFTTSNIRKVHIRTHTGERPYMCAEPGCGRGFTSATNYKNHMRIHTGEKPYLCTVPGCGKRFTEYSSLYKHHVVHTHCKPYTCSSCGKTYRQTSTLAMHKRSSHGELEATEESEQALYEQQQLEAAAAADRGSPLKSQHIAFLSEMEEDEEDCVPTQISVISQDGTEQVPLSQEELQALGSAIGVVTQSGVLAVPEGELPGGDTGAMTVASTDGSEAQEVTIVASGAVVSEESDMAPLCHQQVTLLATSHGTHIAVQLEEQQSLEEALSMAAAVIHYEPVPPGTALPGKGS from the exons AtggcgggcggggccggccgcgCACGGGCGGGAGGGTCGGTGTTATGCGGGTTGCGGGGTgggcggcgccgcgcgcggTGCACGTCGGGCCGGCGGCGGACCCGGGCCCGGCGGGTCGCTCAG GCTCGCAGCAAAGACGACGACCCCGTGTCCCAGGGGCCCCTGGCTCTGggccccagtgctcccaggcAGGATCCATGTCTGGGCAGGATggagagcctggggctgccagcagTGACCCCTGGGGATGGCACCACCAGAG GTGAAAAGCTGATTGAAGGGCAAGTCATTGAACTTGAAGATGGGACCACAGCTTATATCCATCAGGTGACAGTTGAGAAAG agGCTCTGGCTTTTGAAGATGGGCAGCCAGTGGTGCTGGAGGATGGCACCATGGCCTTCATACACAGCACAGCTAAAG AGAGTTATGAGCCTGGCACATTGCAGGCTGTCCAGCTAGAGGATGGCTCCACTGCCTACATCCACCGTCCTGTCATCGTGGCACCTGGCAGCACCATCCTGGAAGTGCAGACAGAGCCTGGGCTCCAGGAGttggctggggaggaggaggatgatggCTTTGACGTGGACACCATGAATTCATTGCAGCAGTATGGCAGGAAG GGCTctgatgaggaagaggaggcagtGACAGACACCTGCCATGTGAAGAGTAAAGACTCCAGCAACATCTCTTCCCAG GAAttgcaggaggaggaggtgcaAAGCCACAGGAAGGGGCAGCAGGTCGGCAGCAGAGCTTTCCGCTGTGGGTACAAAGGCTGTGGCCGCCTCTACACCACTGCCCACCACCTCAAG gtaCATGAACGTGCTCACACAGGTGACCGGCCATACACGTGTGACTTCCCAAGCTGTGGGAAAGCATTTGCTACAG GGTACGGTCTGAAGAGCCACGTGAGAACACACACAGGTGAAAAACCCTACAAGTGTCCAGAGGACATGTGTAGCAAAGCCTTCAAAACCTCCGGGGACCTGCAGAAACACATCCGCACACACACAG GTGAACGTCCCTTCAAGTGCCCCTTCGTGGGCTGTGGCCGCTCCTTCACCACGTCCAACATCCGCAAGGTTCACATCCGGACGCACACGGGCGAGCGGCCCTACATGtgtgcagagcctggctgcGGCAGGGGCTTCACCAGCGCCACCAACTACAAGAACCACATGAGAATCCACACAG GAGAGAAGCCATACCTGTGCACCGTGCCGGGCTGTGGGAAGCGCTTCACAGAGTACTCCAGCCTGTACAAGCACCACGTGGTGCACACGCACTGCAAGCCCtacacctgcagcagctgtggcaaGACCTACCGCCAGACCTCCACGCTGGCCATGCACAAGCGCAGCAGCCACGGCGAGCTGGAGGCCACCGAGGAGAGCGAGCAGGCCCTCTacgagcagcagcagctggagg ctgctgcagctgctgacagagGCTCTCCACTGAAGAGTCAGCATATTGCTTTCCTGTCAGAGATggaggaagatgaagaagatTGTGTGCCTACACAAATCTCAGTTATCTCTCAGGATGGGACAGAGCAG GTCCCTCTGtctcaggaggagctgcaggccctgggcagtgccatcgGCGTGGTGACGCAGAGCGGGGTCCTCGCCGTGCCCGAGGGAGAGCTGCCAGGTGGTGACACGGGGGCCATGACTGTGGCCAGCACTGATGGCAGCGAGGCACAGGAG GTGACCATAGTGGCTTCTGGGGCAGTGGTGTCAGAGGAGTCGGACATGGCCCCGCTCTGTCATCAGCAGGTGACATTGCTGGCCACCTCCCACGGCACCCACATCGCTGTGCAG ctggaggagcagcagagcctggaggaAGCGCTCAGCATGGCCGCAGCCGTCATCCACTACGAGCCAGTGccgcctggcacagccctgcctggcaagGGGAGCTGA
- the ZNF76 gene encoding zinc finger protein 76 isoform X5, which yields MESLGLPAVTPGDGTTRGEKLIEGQVIELEDGTTAYIHQVTVEKEALAFEDGQPVVLEDGTMAFIHSTAKESYEPGTLQAVQLEDGSTAYIHRPVIVAPGSTILEVQTEPGLQELAGEEEDDGFDVDTMNSLQQYGRKGSDEEEEAVTDTCHVKSKDSSNISSQELQEEEVQSHRKGQQVGSRAFRCGYKGCGRLYTTAHHLKVHERAHTGDRPYTCDFPSCGKAFATGYGLKSHVRTHTGEKPYKCPEDMCSKAFKTSGDLQKHIRTHTGERPFKCPFVGCGRSFTTSNIRKVHIRTHTGERPYMCAEPGCGRGFTSATNYKNHMRIHTGEKPYLCTVPGCGKRFTEYSSLYKHHVVHTHCKPYTCSSCGKTYRQTSTLAMHKRSSHGELEATEESEQALYEQQQLEAAAAADRGSPLKSQHIAFLSEMEEDEEDCVPTQISVISQDGTEQVPLSQEELQALGSAIGVVTQSGVLAVPEGELPGGDTGAMTVASTDGSEAQEVTIVASGAVVSEESDMAPLCHQQVTLLATSHGTHIAVQLEEQQSLEEALSMAAAVIHYEPVPPGTALPGKGS from the exons ATggagagcctggggctgccagcagTGACCCCTGGGGATGGCACCACCAGAG GTGAAAAGCTGATTGAAGGGCAAGTCATTGAACTTGAAGATGGGACCACAGCTTATATCCATCAGGTGACAGTTGAGAAAG agGCTCTGGCTTTTGAAGATGGGCAGCCAGTGGTGCTGGAGGATGGCACCATGGCCTTCATACACAGCACAGCTAAAG AGAGTTATGAGCCTGGCACATTGCAGGCTGTCCAGCTAGAGGATGGCTCCACTGCCTACATCCACCGTCCTGTCATCGTGGCACCTGGCAGCACCATCCTGGAAGTGCAGACAGAGCCTGGGCTCCAGGAGttggctggggaggaggaggatgatggCTTTGACGTGGACACCATGAATTCATTGCAGCAGTATGGCAGGAAG GGCTctgatgaggaagaggaggcagtGACAGACACCTGCCATGTGAAGAGTAAAGACTCCAGCAACATCTCTTCCCAG GAAttgcaggaggaggaggtgcaAAGCCACAGGAAGGGGCAGCAGGTCGGCAGCAGAGCTTTCCGCTGTGGGTACAAAGGCTGTGGCCGCCTCTACACCACTGCCCACCACCTCAAG gtaCATGAACGTGCTCACACAGGTGACCGGCCATACACGTGTGACTTCCCAAGCTGTGGGAAAGCATTTGCTACAG GGTACGGTCTGAAGAGCCACGTGAGAACACACACAGGTGAAAAACCCTACAAGTGTCCAGAGGACATGTGTAGCAAAGCCTTCAAAACCTCCGGGGACCTGCAGAAACACATCCGCACACACACAG GTGAACGTCCCTTCAAGTGCCCCTTCGTGGGCTGTGGCCGCTCCTTCACCACGTCCAACATCCGCAAGGTTCACATCCGGACGCACACGGGCGAGCGGCCCTACATGtgtgcagagcctggctgcGGCAGGGGCTTCACCAGCGCCACCAACTACAAGAACCACATGAGAATCCACACAG GAGAGAAGCCATACCTGTGCACCGTGCCGGGCTGTGGGAAGCGCTTCACAGAGTACTCCAGCCTGTACAAGCACCACGTGGTGCACACGCACTGCAAGCCCtacacctgcagcagctgtggcaaGACCTACCGCCAGACCTCCACGCTGGCCATGCACAAGCGCAGCAGCCACGGCGAGCTGGAGGCCACCGAGGAGAGCGAGCAGGCCCTCTacgagcagcagcagctggagg ctgctgcagctgctgacagagGCTCTCCACTGAAGAGTCAGCATATTGCTTTCCTGTCAGAGATggaggaagatgaagaagatTGTGTGCCTACACAAATCTCAGTTATCTCTCAGGATGGGACAGAGCAG GTCCCTCTGtctcaggaggagctgcaggccctgggcagtgccatcgGCGTGGTGACGCAGAGCGGGGTCCTCGCCGTGCCCGAGGGAGAGCTGCCAGGTGGTGACACGGGGGCCATGACTGTGGCCAGCACTGATGGCAGCGAGGCACAGGAG GTGACCATAGTGGCTTCTGGGGCAGTGGTGTCAGAGGAGTCGGACATGGCCCCGCTCTGTCATCAGCAGGTGACATTGCTGGCCACCTCCCACGGCACCCACATCGCTGTGCAG ctggaggagcagcagagcctggaggaAGCGCTCAGCATGGCCGCAGCCGTCATCCACTACGAGCCAGTGccgcctggcacagccctgcctggcaagGGGAGCTGA
- the ZNF76 gene encoding zinc finger protein 76 isoform X2, which yields MRRRLSASPAHRPLGGARGPPRNLYGGRGRPRTGGRVGVMRVAGWAAPRAVHVGPAADPGPAGRSGEKLIEGQVIELEDGTTAYIHQVTVEKEALAFEDGQPVVLEDGTMAFIHSTAKESYEPGTLQAVQLEDGSTAYIHRPVIVAPGSTILEVQTEPGLQELAGEEEDDGFDVDTMNSLQQYGRKGSDEEEEAVTDTCHVKSKDSSNISSQELQEEEVQSHRKGQQVGSRAFRCGYKGCGRLYTTAHHLKVHERAHTGDRPYTCDFPSCGKAFATGYGLKSHVRTHTGEKPYKCPEDMCSKAFKTSGDLQKHIRTHTGERPFKCPFVGCGRSFTTSNIRKVHIRTHTGERPYMCAEPGCGRGFTSATNYKNHMRIHTGEKPYLCTVPGCGKRFTEYSSLYKHHVVHTHCKPYTCSSCGKTYRQTSTLAMHKRSSHGELEATEESEQALYEQQQLEAAAAADRGSPLKSQHIAFLSEMEEDEEDCVPTQISVISQDGTEQVPLSQEELQALGSAIGVVTQSGVLAVPEGELPGGDTGAMTVASTDGSEAQEVTIVASGAVVSEESDMAPLCHQQVTLLATSHGTHIAVQLEEQQSLEEALSMAAAVIHYEPVPPGTALPGKGS from the exons ATGCGCCGCCGGCTGAGCGCCTCCCCCGCGCACCGGCCGCTAGGCGGCGCGCGCGGGCCGCCCCGGAACCTGTAtggcgggcggggccggccgcgCACGGGCGGGAGGGTCGGTGTTATGCGGGTTGCGGGGTgggcggcgccgcgcgcggTGCACGTCGGGCCGGCGGCGGACCCGGGCCCGGCGGGTCGCTCAG GTGAAAAGCTGATTGAAGGGCAAGTCATTGAACTTGAAGATGGGACCACAGCTTATATCCATCAGGTGACAGTTGAGAAAG agGCTCTGGCTTTTGAAGATGGGCAGCCAGTGGTGCTGGAGGATGGCACCATGGCCTTCATACACAGCACAGCTAAAG AGAGTTATGAGCCTGGCACATTGCAGGCTGTCCAGCTAGAGGATGGCTCCACTGCCTACATCCACCGTCCTGTCATCGTGGCACCTGGCAGCACCATCCTGGAAGTGCAGACAGAGCCTGGGCTCCAGGAGttggctggggaggaggaggatgatggCTTTGACGTGGACACCATGAATTCATTGCAGCAGTATGGCAGGAAG GGCTctgatgaggaagaggaggcagtGACAGACACCTGCCATGTGAAGAGTAAAGACTCCAGCAACATCTCTTCCCAG GAAttgcaggaggaggaggtgcaAAGCCACAGGAAGGGGCAGCAGGTCGGCAGCAGAGCTTTCCGCTGTGGGTACAAAGGCTGTGGCCGCCTCTACACCACTGCCCACCACCTCAAG gtaCATGAACGTGCTCACACAGGTGACCGGCCATACACGTGTGACTTCCCAAGCTGTGGGAAAGCATTTGCTACAG GGTACGGTCTGAAGAGCCACGTGAGAACACACACAGGTGAAAAACCCTACAAGTGTCCAGAGGACATGTGTAGCAAAGCCTTCAAAACCTCCGGGGACCTGCAGAAACACATCCGCACACACACAG GTGAACGTCCCTTCAAGTGCCCCTTCGTGGGCTGTGGCCGCTCCTTCACCACGTCCAACATCCGCAAGGTTCACATCCGGACGCACACGGGCGAGCGGCCCTACATGtgtgcagagcctggctgcGGCAGGGGCTTCACCAGCGCCACCAACTACAAGAACCACATGAGAATCCACACAG GAGAGAAGCCATACCTGTGCACCGTGCCGGGCTGTGGGAAGCGCTTCACAGAGTACTCCAGCCTGTACAAGCACCACGTGGTGCACACGCACTGCAAGCCCtacacctgcagcagctgtggcaaGACCTACCGCCAGACCTCCACGCTGGCCATGCACAAGCGCAGCAGCCACGGCGAGCTGGAGGCCACCGAGGAGAGCGAGCAGGCCCTCTacgagcagcagcagctggagg ctgctgcagctgctgacagagGCTCTCCACTGAAGAGTCAGCATATTGCTTTCCTGTCAGAGATggaggaagatgaagaagatTGTGTGCCTACACAAATCTCAGTTATCTCTCAGGATGGGACAGAGCAG GTCCCTCTGtctcaggaggagctgcaggccctgggcagtgccatcgGCGTGGTGACGCAGAGCGGGGTCCTCGCCGTGCCCGAGGGAGAGCTGCCAGGTGGTGACACGGGGGCCATGACTGTGGCCAGCACTGATGGCAGCGAGGCACAGGAG GTGACCATAGTGGCTTCTGGGGCAGTGGTGTCAGAGGAGTCGGACATGGCCCCGCTCTGTCATCAGCAGGTGACATTGCTGGCCACCTCCCACGGCACCCACATCGCTGTGCAG ctggaggagcagcagagcctggaggaAGCGCTCAGCATGGCCGCAGCCGTCATCCACTACGAGCCAGTGccgcctggcacagccctgcctggcaagGGGAGCTGA
- the ZNF76 gene encoding zinc finger protein 76 isoform X4 encodes MELFFLLKARSKDDDPVSQGPLALGPSAPRQDPCLGRMESLGLPAVTPGDGTTRGEKLIEGQVIELEDGTTAYIHQVTVEKEALAFEDGQPVVLEDGTMAFIHSTAKESYEPGTLQAVQLEDGSTAYIHRPVIVAPGSTILEVQTEPGLQELAGEEEDDGFDVDTMNSLQQYGRKGSDEEEEAVTDTCHVKSKDSSNISSQELQEEEVQSHRKGQQVGSRAFRCGYKGCGRLYTTAHHLKVHERAHTGDRPYTCDFPSCGKAFATGYGLKSHVRTHTGEKPYKCPEDMCSKAFKTSGDLQKHIRTHTGERPFKCPFVGCGRSFTTSNIRKVHIRTHTGERPYMCAEPGCGRGFTSATNYKNHMRIHTGEKPYLCTVPGCGKRFTEYSSLYKHHVVHTHCKPYTCSSCGKTYRQTSTLAMHKRSSHGELEATEESEQALYEQQQLEAAAAADRGSPLKSQHIAFLSEMEEDEEDCVPTQISVISQDGTEQVPLSQEELQALGSAIGVVTQSGVLAVPEGELPGGDTGAMTVASTDGSEAQEVTIVASGAVVSEESDMAPLCHQQVTLLATSHGTHIAVQLEEQQSLEEALSMAAAVIHYEPVPPGTALPGKGS; translated from the exons ATGGAATTGTTCTTTTTACTTAAGGCTCGCAGCAAAGACGACGACCCCGTGTCCCAGGGGCCCCTGGCTCTGggccccagtgctcccaggcAGGATCCATGTCTGGGCAGGATggagagcctggggctgccagcagTGACCCCTGGGGATGGCACCACCAGAG GTGAAAAGCTGATTGAAGGGCAAGTCATTGAACTTGAAGATGGGACCACAGCTTATATCCATCAGGTGACAGTTGAGAAAG agGCTCTGGCTTTTGAAGATGGGCAGCCAGTGGTGCTGGAGGATGGCACCATGGCCTTCATACACAGCACAGCTAAAG AGAGTTATGAGCCTGGCACATTGCAGGCTGTCCAGCTAGAGGATGGCTCCACTGCCTACATCCACCGTCCTGTCATCGTGGCACCTGGCAGCACCATCCTGGAAGTGCAGACAGAGCCTGGGCTCCAGGAGttggctggggaggaggaggatgatggCTTTGACGTGGACACCATGAATTCATTGCAGCAGTATGGCAGGAAG GGCTctgatgaggaagaggaggcagtGACAGACACCTGCCATGTGAAGAGTAAAGACTCCAGCAACATCTCTTCCCAG GAAttgcaggaggaggaggtgcaAAGCCACAGGAAGGGGCAGCAGGTCGGCAGCAGAGCTTTCCGCTGTGGGTACAAAGGCTGTGGCCGCCTCTACACCACTGCCCACCACCTCAAG gtaCATGAACGTGCTCACACAGGTGACCGGCCATACACGTGTGACTTCCCAAGCTGTGGGAAAGCATTTGCTACAG GGTACGGTCTGAAGAGCCACGTGAGAACACACACAGGTGAAAAACCCTACAAGTGTCCAGAGGACATGTGTAGCAAAGCCTTCAAAACCTCCGGGGACCTGCAGAAACACATCCGCACACACACAG GTGAACGTCCCTTCAAGTGCCCCTTCGTGGGCTGTGGCCGCTCCTTCACCACGTCCAACATCCGCAAGGTTCACATCCGGACGCACACGGGCGAGCGGCCCTACATGtgtgcagagcctggctgcGGCAGGGGCTTCACCAGCGCCACCAACTACAAGAACCACATGAGAATCCACACAG GAGAGAAGCCATACCTGTGCACCGTGCCGGGCTGTGGGAAGCGCTTCACAGAGTACTCCAGCCTGTACAAGCACCACGTGGTGCACACGCACTGCAAGCCCtacacctgcagcagctgtggcaaGACCTACCGCCAGACCTCCACGCTGGCCATGCACAAGCGCAGCAGCCACGGCGAGCTGGAGGCCACCGAGGAGAGCGAGCAGGCCCTCTacgagcagcagcagctggagg ctgctgcagctgctgacagagGCTCTCCACTGAAGAGTCAGCATATTGCTTTCCTGTCAGAGATggaggaagatgaagaagatTGTGTGCCTACACAAATCTCAGTTATCTCTCAGGATGGGACAGAGCAG GTCCCTCTGtctcaggaggagctgcaggccctgggcagtgccatcgGCGTGGTGACGCAGAGCGGGGTCCTCGCCGTGCCCGAGGGAGAGCTGCCAGGTGGTGACACGGGGGCCATGACTGTGGCCAGCACTGATGGCAGCGAGGCACAGGAG GTGACCATAGTGGCTTCTGGGGCAGTGGTGTCAGAGGAGTCGGACATGGCCCCGCTCTGTCATCAGCAGGTGACATTGCTGGCCACCTCCCACGGCACCCACATCGCTGTGCAG ctggaggagcagcagagcctggaggaAGCGCTCAGCATGGCCGCAGCCGTCATCCACTACGAGCCAGTGccgcctggcacagccctgcctggcaagGGGAGCTGA